The proteins below come from a single Chryseobacterium capnotolerans genomic window:
- a CDS encoding DUF3857 domain-containing protein encodes MMKILFLGALSTASLYFAQIYPVSSIPENLKKNANAVIRKDLTTVQINKIDEIKYQYNTVTTVLNKDGSEKAIAYIPYDKARSISDVKVIIYDEFGKKIKSYSKSDFSDFANNTQGVFYSDNRVMVLLYNSVQYPYTIDFSYQSEDKNTIFIPDFLPFYSTNTSLEESQMKIVNTSGIDLRTKVYPSKYNYASVIEGGTGNEKTYSYKNVPAIDDVSMIPEPVKILPKVSFALKKFNLAGKQGTLNNWTDFGTWYYNNLIEPAAVSTPEIKAEVAALQLQGSVEEKVKKIYQYMQTKTRYIYVGLGIGGWLPMMPDEVHKKDMVIVKVLPII; translated from the coding sequence ATGATGAAAATATTATTTCTTGGGGCATTGTCTACAGCCTCACTATACTTTGCCCAAATCTATCCGGTATCTTCAATTCCAGAAAATTTAAAGAAAAATGCTAATGCAGTCATCAGAAAAGATCTAACAACAGTTCAGATTAATAAAATTGATGAAATAAAATACCAATACAACACTGTAACCACAGTTTTAAATAAAGATGGCAGTGAAAAAGCTATTGCTTATATTCCTTATGATAAAGCAAGAAGTATTTCTGATGTGAAGGTGATCATTTATGATGAATTTGGAAAGAAGATAAAAAGTTATTCCAAATCAGATTTCAGTGATTTTGCCAATAATACACAAGGAGTCTTTTATTCTGATAACAGGGTAATGGTCCTATTATATAATTCAGTTCAATATCCTTATACCATTGATTTTTCATATCAGTCTGAAGATAAGAACACTATTTTTATTCCTGATTTCCTACCATTTTATTCAACCAATACATCTTTGGAAGAATCACAGATGAAAATTGTCAATACCTCAGGAATTGATCTACGAACTAAAGTTTATCCTTCTAAATATAATTATGCTTCCGTAATTGAAGGAGGGACTGGAAATGAAAAAACATATTCTTATAAAAATGTTCCGGCAATAGATGATGTTTCAATGATTCCGGAGCCAGTTAAAATATTACCCAAAGTAAGTTTTGCTCTTAAAAAGTTCAACCTTGCTGGAAAACAAGGTACTTTAAATAACTGGACAGATTTTGGTACTTGGTATTATAATAATTTGATTGAACCAGCAGCTGTATCTACTCCTGAAATTAAGGCTGAAGTTGCTGCTTTACAACTTCAGGGTTCTGTAGAAGAAAAGGTAAAGAAAATTTATCAGTACATGCAGACCAAAACCAGATACATCTATGTAGGATTGGGAATTGGCGGCTGGCTTCCTATGATGCCGGATGAAGTGCACAAAAAGGATATGGTGATTGTAAAGGTCTTACCAATTATATGA
- a CDS encoding DUF3858 domain-containing protein, translating into MKTLLNEAGIPSYYCVINSGPSQVSFDPDFPKMGGNHAILMIPTENGNIWLENTSQQIAFNHLGSSTTDRNVLSVKKNGIELINTPTYSADQNREKQNLKIKIGEDNSITGEGNFFYTGNQYDYNLGLANLNPKEKNDAIKKRFDVLNFEKVEMKNFVNDKDKAVITYDLDFKTHNYCKNAGNSLIFRAVPISSDGVYKTDENRELPFEVRQSFEDEYEISFIIPKGYKTDETPDDVNINSEFGNYKLSFVKNGDGIKVTRKMLINKGTFPKERYNDYVGFRKKIINMDNSKILITKI; encoded by the coding sequence ATGAAAACCTTGTTGAATGAAGCAGGAATACCTTCCTATTATTGCGTGATCAATTCAGGACCTTCTCAGGTTTCTTTTGATCCCGACTTTCCTAAAATGGGCGGGAACCATGCTATTTTAATGATACCTACAGAAAATGGAAATATCTGGCTTGAAAATACATCACAACAGATAGCATTTAATCATTTAGGATCTAGTACCACAGATAGGAATGTGCTTTCTGTAAAGAAAAACGGGATAGAATTGATTAATACTCCTACCTATTCGGCAGATCAAAATAGAGAAAAACAAAATCTGAAAATAAAGATTGGTGAAGATAACAGTATTACCGGTGAAGGGAATTTTTTCTACACAGGAAATCAATACGATTATAACCTAGGTTTGGCAAATCTTAATCCAAAAGAAAAGAATGATGCCATTAAAAAAAGGTTTGATGTTTTAAACTTTGAAAAAGTTGAAATGAAAAACTTTGTCAATGATAAAGATAAAGCTGTCATTACCTATGATTTAGATTTTAAAACCCATAATTATTGCAAGAATGCAGGAAATAGTCTCATTTTCAGAGCTGTTCCTATTTCGTCAGATGGTGTTTACAAAACAGATGAAAACCGCGAACTTCCTTTTGAGGTCAGACAGTCTTTTGAGGATGAATATGAAATCAGTTTTATTATACCTAAAGGTTATAAAACTGATGAAACCCCTGATGATGTCAATATAAACTCCGAATTTGGCAATTATAAGCTAAGTTTTGTTAAAAATGGTGACGGAATAAAAGTGACCCGAAAAATGCTGATCAATAAAGGAACTTTCCCCAAAGAGAGATACAATGATTATGTAGGGTTCAGGAAAAAGATCATAAACATGGATAATTCAAAAATTTTAATCACAAAAATATAA
- a CDS encoding DUF5684 domain-containing protein, with product MLTLLQTDPYNGADAVSGAAAAGLGIGTMFMSLLVYLFYGYCMFKIFKKAGREDAWAAFVPIYNIIVLLDIVKKPIWWIILFCIPLVQLYAMWVVNDRLAKGFGKETPLYTILLFFLGFIFIPVLGLGSDTYDSKRIPND from the coding sequence ATGTTAACTCTTTTACAAACAGACCCCTACAACGGGGCAGATGCGGTTTCAGGTGCAGCCGCTGCAGGATTAGGGATTGGAACAATGTTCATGAGTTTACTCGTATATCTGTTTTATGGATATTGTATGTTCAAAATTTTTAAAAAGGCGGGCAGGGAAGATGCCTGGGCAGCTTTTGTTCCCATATATAATATTATAGTATTACTGGATATTGTAAAAAAACCAATATGGTGGATTATTTTATTTTGCATTCCGTTAGTTCAGTTATATGCAATGTGGGTTGTCAATGACAGATTGGCTAAGGGTTTTGGAAAAGAAACTCCTCTCTACACGATCTTACTATTTTTCCTTGGATTCATTTTTATTCCGGTCTTGGGACTTGGAAGTGATACTTATGACAGTAAAAGAATTCCGAACGATTAA